The DNA window GGTCGCGCACGCGCTCACGGCCGCGCTTCCCCCGTGGATCGGCGAGGGGTTCGCGTTCGCGCTGTTGTTCCTCTCCGGCGGCTACCTCCTCCTGGGTCCGCACTTCTACTGGGGCGACGGCATCCGACCGCCCGAGGAGGACGTCGAGCGGGCTTAAAACCGACGTGAGAGCCACTCGCGGCGGAAGCGAGATAGCGAAAAAAGGATCCCGGCGGAGCCGTCTACAGCAGCTCGTCGAAGTCCTTGTGGCGGGTGATGTCGACGCCCTCCTCGGTGACGACGGCGACGTTGATCCCGTTGCCCGAGGCGAGGTCGCGCTCGACGGCGGACTGGATCGCCTTCGCGGCGATGCCCTTCGCCTCGTCGACGGTGACGTCGTCGTGGTACTCCTGTTCGAGGACACCCAGGGCGTACTGCGAGCCGGAGCCGGTGACGGTGTACTCCTCCTCGGTGGTGCCGCCGAGGGCGTCGATGGAGTAGATGTGGGCTCCCTCGTCGTCGACGCCGCCCAGGATCGGCTGGACGATGAAGAACGCGCCCGTCCGGAGGAGGTTGCCGGTGAGCGTCGAGAGCGCCTCCATCGACATGTCCTTGCCGCGGCGGGCCTCGTAGAGGTTGGTCTCCGCCTTGAGCGTGGAGATGAGGTTCTGGGCGGCGGAGACGGAGCCGGCGATGGTGAGCGCGCCGCGGGGGTGGACCTCCTCGACCTTCTGGACGTCCTTCGAGGAGACCATCCCGCCGAGGGAGGCGCGCATGTCCGTCGCCATCACCACGCCGTCGGCGGTGCGGATGCCGACCGTCGTCGTGCCGGTCTTCATCTCGCCCTCGCCGTCGGCCTGTGCGGCGCGGCGCTCGCTGTGTTCGAACTCGCCGAGCTCCGGGCCGAAGACCGGCTGGTCGCGGCCGAGTTCGAGGGACGCCCCGTCGGAGAGATCGTCGGTCGGTGTTCGCATTACCGCCTCGTTGGCCCCTCGCGCTGATAAAGGCAACCCTTCGGGGACCGGCCGCCGGTTCCGACGACCATTTCCGGGGTGGAAACCGGTCGGGAGGAGAGCGGCCGGAACGGGCCGAAACCCGGCGGACGATCGGAGAGTCGAGGGAGCGGACGACCGCAGCGGCGGCTCGCGGGTGTCGGGTCGGACGGACCTCGAAGAAGCGTTCGCTCGGATTACTCCTCGGCGGCCTCGATCGCCTCGGTGGTGGTCTCGACGAGCCGGTGGACCGGGATGTTGATGCCGAGTCGCTTGCGGGCGAAGACGGCCACGGGGAACGCGGAGATCCCGATGGCGACGGTCGCCTGGTGGAGCCCGAAGAGGGCCGCCGTGCGGATGCGGTCGAACATGGGTCTTCGATGGTCCGCAGTCGAGGGTCGTATATATACTTTGTGACCGACGCGCCACACCTACCCCGGCGCAGTCTAGCGA is part of the Halorubrum aethiopicum genome and encodes:
- the psmB gene encoding archaeal proteasome endopeptidase complex subunit beta: MRTPTDDLSDGASLELGRDQPVFGPELGEFEHSERRAAQADGEGEMKTGTTTVGIRTADGVVMATDMRASLGGMVSSKDVQKVEEVHPRGALTIAGSVSAAQNLISTLKAETNLYEARRGKDMSMEALSTLTGNLLRTGAFFIVQPILGGVDDEGAHIYSIDALGGTTEEEYTVTGSGSQYALGVLEQEYHDDVTVDEAKGIAAKAIQSAVERDLASGNGINVAVVTEEGVDITRHKDFDELL